GTATTTCTTCACTGAAACTAATTCATCGACTTCGATAATTTTATCAGAAATAATTTCTTCAATAACTTCAGTATTTCCCTTTTTCTTATCTGATATTTCAATACTTACATCTTCTTTCTCTGCTACTTTTCTCATTTTTTTGCCTCTTAATACTTGAAATCCAAAAATCCTCGGAGGAAATCCGAATCCAAATTCTTCCGCCCTAATTCCATTTTTGCGTGCTACCAAAAAATGCCCCAACTCATGGACAAAAACAAGAATTCCCAAAGTTATTGCAAAAACTAAAACTGTTAGCATAAATAGTGAATTACTAATTGATCTAATTTCTAATTGGTCTAATCAAATCTCAATAATCCAAATCCTAAAAAATTTGGTCATTTAGATATTGGCTCATTGATTAGAAATTAGGTTAATTAGAATAATTAGAAATTTTAAATTGTCATTATCTCTGTTTCTTTCTTGCTTCTAATCTCTTCTATTTTCTTATTGTATTCATCTACAATTTTTTGGAGATAGTCTTTCCCTAAAAATTTATCATCCTCTGACATTTTCCCTTCCTTTTCCGCTTCTTGAATTTCCTTCCAAGATTCTTCCCGGATGTTCCGAACGGATATTTTCGCATCCTCCGCTCTTTGGTTTAAAACTTTAACTAATTCCTTTCTTCTTTCTTCAGTAAGAGAAGGAATATTTATTCTAATCGCCTGTCCGTCATTATTGGGATTAAAACCCAAATCTGATTCTCGCAAGGCTGATTCGATATAAACAAGAGCGCCCTTATCCCACGGCTGAATGACAAGCGACCTGGATTCCGGAGCATTAATGCTGGCAATTTGTTTTAGCGGGGTCTTGACTCCATAATAATCAACCATCATATTCTCCACCAAAGCCGGATTGGCTCTTCCTGTCCTGATTTTTCCCATCTCCTGATTGAGATGTTCGATGGCTCCTTCCAAATCTGCCTTTTTGCTGTCAACTATACTTTTGTACATAATTTTTACCTATTATTAATTACAAATGAACATGGCAATATAAATTCGTATATTTGTATATTTGTAATTGATTCGTAATTCGTAGTTATTTATATTTTACGAAGTCCTATATAAATAGTATTCGCATTGAATAAATTATACCTCAAAACCTGTGCGACTTTATCAGTATTCAGCTGGAATGTCAACCAAGTCGTTCCTCCATCAGTTGAACGATAAATTACTCCAGAATTGCTATAAATTATTTCATTGGAATTCTGAGGATTGATAGCAATCGCTCTTATGGGAAACTCTTTTGAGCTTTCCAGAATATTGATTTCCTCAAATTTGCTGCCAAAATCACTCCCTCTAAACAATCCGGACTTTGTCCCGACATAAAAACTGCCTGAATTT
The sequence above is a segment of the Parcubacteria group bacterium genome. Coding sequences within it:
- the frr gene encoding ribosome recycling factor, which codes for MYKSIVDSKKADLEGAIEHLNQEMGKIRTGRANPALVENMMVDYYGVKTPLKQIASINAPESRSLVIQPWDKGALVYIESALRESDLGFNPNNDGQAIRINIPSLTEERRKELVKVLNQRAEDAKISVRNIREESWKEIQEAEKEGKMSEDDKFLGKDYLQKIVDEYNKKIEEIRSKKETEIMTI